The Neoarius graeffei isolate fNeoGra1 chromosome 1, fNeoGra1.pri, whole genome shotgun sequence region CCTCTAACTATGGTCTATAAGAATGTTCCCCTTGCTGTTGTTGTCACTGATTAAGTCTGAAGATATATTAGATGCAAATGTTatcgttaaatgtttattttaacgAATTTTAGTGCGTTGTTGTCTGTTAAATGTGCCTGTCACTAGGTTTTGGTCAGACACGTTGATAGCCCCATTTACTGATTTAGAAGGTTATTTGTTGAGCATTTTTTTCTCATATGTATAGAAGTGAAGCTTGTTAAAGAGAGACAATGGTGGGTTAGTGTGTTTGCCTATTTTagccttgccttcttcccatcccCACTTTGTGATTTGTACCTCTGTTATTTTAATGAAGTTTATTTCATCCCTCTTATATTAATTTAAACTTTGGTTAAGCATTTTATTCTACTGGTACCCAAAATCATAGTGAAACCCTGATTGTTACTTAATTGGTACtaataaaatataacaaatatgTGCATGCTTCTTGTTTTATAGAAAACATAAAATGGATGAGGCAAGTATTAAGCGTCAACGCGAATGCAAGAGGAAATGGGCACCGGCAAACTATGCtctgaagaagaaaaacaaatgtGAAGTGCCGTCCTTTTCTTCTGACCGTGGTGAAGATTCCAGTGTTGAGGATGTACTAGAACAACCACTTTTGGACTCTGGAGAACAACCGTTAAATGTGAATACAAGTGAATTTAGTGGCATAAACACTGGTATTGTCAAAATGGACAAAAATGACTCCATTTGCGATGCTGACTCAGAGGACAAGAATTCAAGTGTGGATGTTGAGTTGGAGGACAATAGTGCAAGCTGGAATTTGATAGATGAACATGAACACCTCATATTATCAAGTTCTGAAAATGAATATGACGGTGAAGAAAGTGATGACAACATTTCCTTTTCCGATGGACTGTCAAAATGGGTCAATCAATTTGATGTGAAACGTAATGCTGTTGACAGTCTCCTGAAATACCTGCAAAAGAAAGGTCATCCTGGGCTGCCTGCTACAGCCCGTACTCTGTTGAAAACCCCCAGAGCCAGGTTTATCATTCATCTCCAAGGTTTGCATAttacattcattaaaaacaaacagtaaaatcTTACCATTAGCTTAATTAATTCCATTTGTTCTGCAAGATATTAATTGGTTTGCAAATTTGTCTCAGATACAGAGGACCTTGAAGACCTGTTCAGGCCGAGGAGTACAGATCCACGGCAAAATACCAGATCGGACAGTGAGTTCTGTTCTTACTTACAAAAGAGACATGCTAGTGTACacattttatgaaaagatagaaacactacttgaataaatgacttacatttgtgatctgtcagtctgaatgtgtagtgacatccagtactaAAAGTACCACACATCAGTAAGTAATATTAtatcataaaatccaaccattttttaaatttgtctttaattcataaatgcataatgctcactTGTTTTTATGTGGCCAATGACACGaaccatttcctttttatgtgtttttatagattatcagagaaaggttctgaagcgcctagatgaaattgtgcagaatcAGAAGCTTCAGATGAAACTTTTGAAACAAATCCTGGCAGAAGGTTCAGCAGCAGGGCCTGATGTTGAGGTTATTGAAGACATGTTGGAGGATCCTCTAACATCAACTGAAGAGTTAGACAGGTTCTGTGAAAAGCTGGCAAATCCAGCTCTAAGGAAGAAAttggtaattatatatttatattgatgAGATGCCAATGAAAGAGTACAGGCCACTTTGTTACATCAGTAAAAATCACTGCTGCATTGGCCTATCCACCATATGTGATTATAACCCTCAACTCTGTTCTTCTAACTATACTGTATGAAAGCAAATGTAGCAAATATGGTAGGGAACTATTAGTATGAAACATAACCAATAttgtttttttcgcggtgcggttcccattaaatcctgtgctctgatagggtccgtatcctacgatacggccaagttacggaccccggttacggaccttgctcgttcacaacaacagcaaacataatagaattttttgtcaacatttatcttttttttaataagatttatctataagattatcaaaaatcttataaacctttgccagcatttctcaggagaatatcattaattttacagcagatagtgataacgacagtcttcacagcgaaagcgagttttactaccctgaggaagaagaaataaaagaaaacatttcaggagaaagctaaaatcctctaacttgctaacgctgagcaaaaacatggctgaatcctgaatgactcatttttgtatacaaccccgattccaaaaaagttgggacaaagtacaaattgtaaatgaaaacggaatgcaatgatgtggaagtttcaaaattccatattttattcagaatagaacatagatgacatatcaaatgtttaaactgagaaaatgtatcatttaaagagaaaaattaggtgatttttaaatttcatgacagcaacacatctcaaaaaagttgggacaaggccatgtttaccactgagacatccccttttctctttacaacagtctgtaaacgtctggggactgaggagacaagttgctcaagtttagggataggaatgttaacccattcttgtctaatgtaggattctagttgctcaactgtcttgggtcttttttgtcatatcttccattttatgatgggccaaatgttttctatgggtgaaagatctggactgcaggctggccagttcagtacctgaacccttcttctacacagccttgatgcagtatgtggtttggtattgtcatgttggaaaatgcaaggtcttccctgaaagagacgtcgtctagatgggagcatatgttgctctagaacctggatatacctttcagcattgatggtgtctttccagatgtgtaagctgtccatgccacatgcactaatgcaaccccataccatcagagatgcaggcttctgaactgagcgctgataacaacttggttcgtccttctcctctttagtccgaatgacacggcgtccctgatttccataaagaacttcaaattttgattcgtctgaccacagaacagttttccacttcgccacagtccattttaaatgagccttggcccagagaagacgtctgcgcttctggatcgtgtttagatacggcttcttctttgaactatagagttttagctggcaacggcagatggcacagtgaattgtgttcacagataatgttctctggaaatattcctgagcccattttgtgatttccagtacagaagcatgcctgtatgtgatgcagtgccgtctaagggctcgaagatcacaggcacccagtatggttttccggccttgacccttacgcacagagattcttccagattctctgaatcttttgatgatattatgcactgtagatgatgatgatgatgatgatgatatgttcaaactctttgcaattttacactgttgaactcctttctgatattgctccactatttgtcagcacagttgcaatttggtcctccagctgttccttttttgtacctttaacttttccagcctcttattgcccctgtcccaacttttttgagatgtgttgctgtcatgaaatttcaaatgagccaatatttggcatgaaatttcaaaatgtctcactttcgacatttgatatgttgtctatgttctattgtgaacactgtacaatatcagtttttgagatttataaattattgcattccgtttttatttacaatttgtactttgtcccaacttttttggaattggggttgtacatgggggggactacataggcagcaaaatgtaggtttttttcctgccatggaagtgcacttgtatcttGAGGAGGAggtaatttgcattacagccgtgaatgaggattcaaaatggcggctcggctctgttttccctttcgggcgcgctcgttttctgttagaatttggtaaagaaaaaaaaattatttaccagcttaaggtcagtccgtatggtgaaatactgtgacgtcggtcagtactttcaagacctcggtcacggtatttcacaatacggacctcccagctggtaaataacatatacagtggtgcttgaaagtttgtgaaacctttagaattttctatatttctgcataaatatgacctaaaacatcatcagattttcacacaagtcctaaaagtagataaagagaacccagttaaacaaatgagacaaaaatattatacttggtcattttatttattgaggaaaatgatccagtattacatttctgtgagtggcaaaagtatgtgaacctctaggattagcagttatttTGAAggatgaaattagtcaggtgttttcaatcaatgggatgacaatcaggtgtgagtgggcaccctgttttatttaaagaacagggatctatcaaagtctgaccttcacaacacatgtttgtggaagtgtatcatggcacaaacaaaggagatttctgaggacttcagaaaacgtgttgttgatgctcatcaggctggaaaaagttacaaaaccatctgtaaagagtttggactccaccaatccacagtcagacagattgtgtacaaatggaggaaattcaagaccattgttaccctccccaggagtggtcgaccaacaaagatcactccaagagcaaggcgtgtaatagtcggcgatgtcacaaaggaccccagggtgacttctaagcaattgaaggcctctctcacattggctaatattaatgttcatgagtccaccatcaggagaacactgaacaacaatggtgtgcatggcagggttgcaaggagaaagccactgctctccaaaaagaacattgctgctcgtctgcagtttgctaaagatcacgtggacaagccagaaggctattggaaaaatttttgtggacggatgagaccaaaatagaactttttggtttaaatgagaagcgttatgttaggagaaaggaaaagactgcattccagcataagaaccttatcccatctgtgaaacatggtggtggtagtatcatggtttaggcctgttttgctgcatctgggccaggatggcttgccatcattgatggaacaatgaattctgaattataccagcaaattctaaaggaaaatgtcaggacatctgtccatgaactgaatctcaagagaaggtgggtcatgcagcaagacaacgaccctaagcacacaagtcgttctaccaaagaatggttaaagaagaataaagttcatgttttggaatggccaagtcaaagtcctgaccttaatccaatcgaaatgttgtggaaggaactgaagcgagcagttcatgtgaggaaacccaccaacatcccagagttgaagctgttctgtacggaggaatggactaaaattcctccaagccggtgtgcaggactgatcaacagttaccggaaacgtttagttgcagttattgctgcacaagggggtcacaccagatactgaaagcaaaggttcacatacttttgccactcacagatatgtaatattggatcattttcctcaataaataaatgaccaagtataatatttttgtctcatttgtttaactgggttctctt contains the following coding sequences:
- the LOC132892239 gene encoding uncharacterized protein LOC132892239, which encodes MSGCCVNGCTNRYSTGGLKFHRIPKGSHPFQSNRRRLWLQAIKRVDWNEDRIKNARVCSAHFISGEMSLDSSSPDFVPSVFPDPKQSQNPGGKMDRKHKMDEASIKRQRECKRKWAPANYALKKKNKCEVPSFSSDRGEDSSVEDVLEQPLLDSGEQPLNVNTSEFSGINTGIVKMDKNDSICDADSEDKNSSVDVELEDNSASWNLIDEHEHLILSSSENEYDGEESDDNISFSDGLSKWVNQFDVKRNAVDSLLKYLQKKGHPGLPATARTLLKTPRARFIIHLQDTEDLEDLFRPRSTDPRQNTRSDNYQRKVLKRLDEIVQNQKLQMKLLKQILAEGSAAGPDVEVIEDMLEDPLTSTEELDRFCEKLANPALRKKLVTLLSAVGGHDVGDTIRRMMKKLGTFQLWSQFNMKGRKKKRSFEALPLNRVIYKACRKIHPTCKDHNIELQVAETLKHAPSKRGGYLFQARAAVAATTQETTTVPTHHSSDSETRDSC